A genome region from Coffea arabica cultivar ET-39 chromosome 7e, Coffea Arabica ET-39 HiFi, whole genome shotgun sequence includes the following:
- the LOC140011372 gene encoding uncharacterized protein: MDLDFALRIDSPPPLIDQNTSDEKKNNERWEKSNRLCLMIIKKAVPEAFRGTMSETTITAKEFLQDIEKRFVKNEKAEISMLLTCLVSMKYSGKDNIREYIMEMSHFV; the protein is encoded by the coding sequence ATGGATCTCGACTTTGCGTTAAGGATAGATTCTCCACCGCCTCTTATAGATCAGAATACCtctgatgaaaagaaaaataatgagagGTGGGAGAAATCAAATCGCTTGTGTCTGATGATCATTAAAAAGGCCGTTCCAGAAGCATTCAGGGGAACAATGTCAGAAACGACTATAACCGCTAAAGAGTTCCTTCAGGACATTGAAAAAAGATTTGTCAAAAATGAAAAGGCTGAAATTAGTATGCTCTTGACATGCCTAGTTTCAATGAAATATAGTGGTAAAGACAATATCAGAGAGTATATTATGGAGATGTCTCATTTTGTTTAG